Within the Candidatus Methylomirabilis tolerans genome, the region CTTGAGACCAGGATTCGCACCCGACTGGCCGAATTTCTCTTCGGGCGGGATGAGGAACGACTTGAGGAGGTCGTGGGACGGCTCTTGCTCGATGCCAAGGCGACCGTTGCCGTTGCCGAGTCGTGTACCGGCGGGTTGGTATGTCACCGACTGACCAATCTCCCGGGAAGCTCCGCCTATTTTATTCGCGGCGAGGTGGTCTACAGCAACGAGGCGAAGGAGCGCCTGCTCGGGGTACCGCGTGAACTGATGGCAGAGCATGGCGCCGTCAGTCGACCCGTCGCCCTGGCGATGGCTGTCGGGATGCGACAGGTCGCCGGAACGGATCTGGCGCTGGGCATTACCGGTATTGCCGGACCGGGTGGCGGCACCGCCACGAAACCGGTTGGTCTGACCTATATCGCGCTGGCTTCAGGCGACGGCGCGACCTGCTGCGAGTACCGGTTTCTGGCGGATCGGGATACCAATAAGCTGTTTGCCTCCCAGAAGGCCCTCGACATCCTCCGCCGACACCTGCTGTCGCTTCGATATGTCGGACAGATCTGACGTCCAGCCCGTCTCAACGGTCCGCGCCTTTGTTGCCGCTAATCTGACTCCTGACCTCAAAGCAGCCCTGGCCATGGTGCAGGACCGGCTCAAGGCCACCAGAGTCGACGTCGGATGGGTACGGCCGGACAACCTTCATCTGACGCTCAAATTCCTTGGGCAGGTCGAGGAGAGTCGCATCGACGCCATCAGGGACGCGATCGCTGCTGCGGCTTCCGGGTCAGGTCCGATTCGTCTGGTCTTTCAGGGTCTTGGCGCCTTTCCCCGGCCCCGCGAGGCCCGGGTCGTCTGGATCGGACTCTCCCACGGGTCGGAGGCGCTGGCGGCGCTTCAGACGAGGATTGAGGCAGCACTCGAGTCGCTCGGATTTGCGCGGGAGGCACGACCGTTCACCGCACATCTCACGTTGGGTCGAGTGCGGGGTCCTGCGCGCCGAGAGCAGTTGGCTCGCGCCATCACTGAGGCGCCCGCCGAGGCGCTGGGCGAGATGGTGCTCGACCGGATCGAGCTGATGCAGAGCGACCTGAGCGCCGGAGGCGCGCGTTACTCCATCCTGCAAAGCTTTCCGCTCGACTGAGATCCCTGACAACTGTGCAGTCCTGCGCAAAAGTGCTTTTCAGCTCTCACCCTGATAGGGTATAATTTCACTTTTGGTCCTGTATTCTTAAAAAGATCTCGACCAATGAGAGGAAGACACAGCGATGGTGTCACAGCCGATGACAGTACAGATCATCGATCAGATCAGACCGAT harbors:
- the thpR gene encoding RNA 2',3'-cyclic phosphodiesterase, coding for MSDRSDVQPVSTVRAFVAANLTPDLKAALAMVQDRLKATRVDVGWVRPDNLHLTLKFLGQVEESRIDAIRDAIAAAASGSGPIRLVFQGLGAFPRPREARVVWIGLSHGSEALAALQTRIEAALESLGFAREARPFTAHLTLGRVRGPARREQLARAITEAPAEALGEMVLDRIELMQSDLSAGGARYSILQSFPLD